Part of the Kamptonema formosum PCC 6407 genome, ATCATCATAATTCTGTAAAAAATACTTGTGAGTGTCCCTGGAGTATGGCTAAATCTGACTTGATGGCAACGCTGCGCCGTGCCTACAGCATTGCCCAGACCTCAATTAAAACAGGAATTCCGGCGGATGAGCTCTTAGATAAAGTGAGCGATCGCGCGTTGGAAAATCGCGTCTCTCGCCGTCGTCTGCTACACGGTGGCTTAGCCGCAGCCGGGGCGATCGCCGCTACCACCTTCACGCGAGACGGACACCGCGCCGTTGCCCAAGACACAGGAAGATCCCCCATTTTAATCGTCGGCGGCGGAATTGCAGGGTTAACAGCCGCCTACCGCCTCCGCCAAGCAGGAATTCGCACCGACATTGTAGAGGCTACAAACCGCCCAGGCGGTCGCATTCGCACCTTGCCCAAAGTAGGAAGTACAATCATCTCAGCCGAACTAGGTGGAGAATTCATCAGCACCAGCCATACCAGTTTAATATCTTTGGCAACAGAACTCGGTTTAATGGCGATCGACCTTAAACAAGTTCAAGAAAGGTTCGTTGATAATACTTTCTACTTCCAAGGTCGCAGAGTCACCCTCGCACAATTAACCACGGATTTTGCTCCCTTAGCCCAGAAAATTGAAGCAGATTTAGCCGCAATTGGAGACACTCTTAGCTACAAATCAGCGAATGAAACAGCAGAAAGCTTAGACAATACTTCCCTTGCCGAATATTTAGACAATGCCGAAACTAGCACCATCATTAGGCAATTACTTCGGATTGCTTACATAGGTGAATATGGCCGCGATCCTGAAGAACAATCTTGTCTCAATATGCTATTTTTAATTGGCACTGAAACCAACAACTTTAGTGTCACTGGAAACAACGACGAGCGGTATCAAATCGAAGGTGGCAACGAAAAAATTATCCAAGGGCTAACAAGTTTAGTAGCCGATTCGATTGAAACTGCCACAATTTTAGAAGCTGTAAATACCCTCTCCGATGGTCGTTACCGAGTCAGTTTACGCTCAGGACAAAGTGCTTTTGACCGCACCTACGAGCGGATTATATTCGCCTTGCCTTTCACCACACTGCGGCAAGTTCAGCTTAATGTCAATTTGCCGCGCGAAAAACGGTTTGCCATTAATAATTTGGGCTATGGTACTAATGCTAAATTAATTACAGCTTACAAAAGCCGAGTGTGGCGTGAATTTTATCGTTCAACTGCCGCTGTTTACTCAGATTTAGGATTTCAAACTACTTGGGAACCAACACCTTTTGCTCCCACTGGCAACGGTTTAGTAACTGAATTACTCGGTGGTAGACAAGGTTTAGCCCTTGGTAGCGGAACGCCAGAAGACCAAGCGCAAAGATTTGTGTCACAATTTGACAAAGTTTTTCCCGGAGTTAAAGACGCTCGTATTGGTAATGCTGTCAGAGCTTTCTGGCCAGGAGAACGTTTTTTCCAAGGTTCTTATGCCTGCTATTTAGTCGGGCAATGGACTCGAATGTATGGCGTAGAAGGAGAGCGTGCAGGCAATCTATATTTTGCGGGAGAACACACTTCTTTAGAAAATCAGGGTTATATGGAAGGAGGTTGTGAAACAGGAGAAAGAGCTGCTGTAGAAATCTTAGAAGATTTGGGTTTAAGCTCTTCTGCTCAAAGCTTATCGCAGCGTAGAGCCACTAATCTAAGTTCTCCTCGTCCTAGTCGCAGAGTACCCAGAAATCGCAATTCTAGTAAGTCTCAACAAAACATAAGATAGTGGTAATGGCTAATTGGTAATGGCTAATTGCTAATTTAGAACTTACGCAGTCTTAAATGTATTTCTGTCATTGCGAGCAAAGCGAAGCAAACCCAAAATTTTTGTTTTAACCTTGACAGAACTTACGCACGGGAGGTCAAGAACCAGGTTTCTGCGTCAATATTTCTCGAAAAAAGCGACGATTTGGGGAAGAAACCTGGTTTTTTGCGTAAGTCCTACTTGATTTAAAGCGGAAACTGTGTAATTCCTCTAACAATTACCAATTCCCAATTACCCATTACCAATTACCCATTACCAATTACCCATTCAGACCCATGAAACTTTTGCACTTTACTAAACTTTTAACCAGTTTATTGATATCTCTTGCCTCTAGTATTGCCTTCACTAATCCTCTACTTGCAGATACTCCTACTGTAGAAAATTCAGATATAGATGTACCACTTTGCTATATGCAAACCGCTGATGGCAGGAGGCTAAACTTGGTGAATATGTGTGGTCAAGAAACTGAGCCTAGCACTTCTCAAGCTTGTAATGCTAACTCTGACAATGCTAAAGTTTCAATCGCTAATTCCACTTATGACGGGAATTTTTTAATCGGGCAAATTATCAATCAGACCTGTAAAACAGTGAAATATGTCAAAGTAAATTATGAAGTTTTGGATGAATTAGGCAACATAATTGACAATGGATTTATCTACGCCCAACCAGTGAATGTTGAGCCAGGAAAATTAGCTTCATTTCGAGGAGCAGTTGTGTCGGGAGCTAAAGTAAATGCAACCCATTTAGACTGGACTGAATAATTTTTATTTCATTTTAACTACCTAATTATTGGTAACGCCGCCAGAGGGCAGCGTTACCAATAGAATTGATTAGGTTTCTAACAGTTACAAACTGCCTTTTTCCACCATTTTACTTACCTGAGTGCGGCATCCTGCACAATCACAACCCAACTTGAGAATAGAAAGGTCTCCGATGCGGTCAGAAGCGAGGTCTAGGGATGGGGACTCAGCAACCCATTGACCGAGGGTGATGCCAACTGTTTCAATGGCAATTGTAGAAGACGCTTCGGCACTTCCATCTTGGGGTGCGATCGTGCTAGCATGAGCGGGGTTGACAGTTAGCAGCATCAATGCGATTGAGCTAGAACAGCCAAGTACAGTCAGTACATCTCGATTCATAATTCACCAGAAAATATAGAGTTAATAGCTCAGTCTAACCGATCGAGTATTGGCTGTCACTACTACTATTTTAAATCAGATTTAAATATAAATAAATCTATAAAACTATTAAGTATATCTCGCCCTTAGTTTTTGCAATAATATGATATCAAAACTAAAACAATTGCAGCCAATTGACCGTCTTGCTATTTCTCTTATACTATTGCTAAATGTATTGATTGGATTATTGATGCTTACTGGCGATCGCACTCGCCCAAGAGTCCGAGATTTTAGTTGGCAAAACAAAGTTGTAGGATCTGTAGATACCGCTTTTATTCTCACTTTTAGCCGACCAATGGATCGGGATAGTGTAGAAGCAAATTTGCAAATTGAGCCGCCATTACCAGGAAAAATTAGCTGGGTTGGCAAGCGATTAGTTTATACCTTAACAACTCCTGTTCGCTATGAAACAACTTATCAAATAAAATTAGATCGAGCTATATCTAGTATAGGCAATGAGAAATTTGGCAATTCTATTCAGGCTTTTACAGGTAACTTTCGCACTCCAGATAGAGCTTTTGTTTATATAGGTGTAGAGGGAGAAGAGAAAGGAAGATTAATTTTATACAATCTTACTCTTAAACAAAAAATAATCTTGACTCCTAAAAATTTAGTAGTTAAAAATTTTAAACCTTATCCTAGAGGCGAACGGGTCTTATTTTCTGCTGCCCAATGGTCAAACGATCGGCCTGGTTTGTTTAAACAAAGCTTGTATACTGTTCATTTAGGAGAGTGCTTGATATCACTGTTAATGGTAGAGAATCGGCAATGATCCGACTTAATCGTGATGCCACCCCCTCACTGTTTTTAGTAACAAATCAAGGGGCTAAGAAAGAATTAACAAGCACTCCCGGTCAAATTTTAAACTGCAAGTTTAATCCCGCTTTACCGTTCCTTTACTGCTTGGTAACTCGGCCTAAAGCAGGGAAGAAAGAATACTCAGAACAGCTAAATCTTGAGGCTTTTGACTTAACAACATTTAAAGTAAAAGTTCTCTCAATTATACCCGATCTGTGGGAG contains:
- a CDS encoding flavin monoamine oxidase family protein is translated as MAKSDLMATLRRAYSIAQTSIKTGIPADELLDKVSDRALENRVSRRRLLHGGLAAAGAIAATTFTRDGHRAVAQDTGRSPILIVGGGIAGLTAAYRLRQAGIRTDIVEATNRPGGRIRTLPKVGSTIISAELGGEFISTSHTSLISLATELGLMAIDLKQVQERFVDNTFYFQGRRVTLAQLTTDFAPLAQKIEADLAAIGDTLSYKSANETAESLDNTSLAEYLDNAETSTIIRQLLRIAYIGEYGRDPEEQSCLNMLFLIGTETNNFSVTGNNDERYQIEGGNEKIIQGLTSLVADSIETATILEAVNTLSDGRYRVSLRSGQSAFDRTYERIIFALPFTTLRQVQLNVNLPREKRFAINNLGYGTNAKLITAYKSRVWREFYRSTAAVYSDLGFQTTWEPTPFAPTGNGLVTELLGGRQGLALGSGTPEDQAQRFVSQFDKVFPGVKDARIGNAVRAFWPGERFFQGSYACYLVGQWTRMYGVEGERAGNLYFAGEHTSLENQGYMEGGCETGERAAVEILEDLGLSSSAQSLSQRRATNLSSPRPSRRVPRNRNSSKSQQNIR
- a CDS encoding Ig-like domain-containing protein gives rise to the protein MISKLKQLQPIDRLAISLILLLNVLIGLLMLTGDRTRPRVRDFSWQNKVVGSVDTAFILTFSRPMDRDSVEANLQIEPPLPGKISWVGKRLVYTLTTPVRYETTYQIKLDRAISSIGNEKFGNSIQAFTGNFRTPDRAFVYIGVEGEEKGRLILYNLTLKQKIILTPKNLVVKNFKPYPRGERVLFSAAQWSNDRPGLFKQSLYTVHLGECLISLLMVENRQ
- a CDS encoding FxLYD domain-containing protein is translated as MKLLHFTKLLTSLLISLASSIAFTNPLLADTPTVENSDIDVPLCYMQTADGRRLNLVNMCGQETEPSTSQACNANSDNAKVSIANSTYDGNFLIGQIINQTCKTVKYVKVNYEVLDELGNIIDNGFIYAQPVNVEPGKLASFRGAVVSGAKVNATHLDWTE